A genomic window from Sebastes fasciatus isolate fSebFas1 chromosome 7, fSebFas1.pri, whole genome shotgun sequence includes:
- the rnaset2l gene encoding ribonuclease T2-like translates to MWSSVLPLLVGLSPAVLFLLQLPDYTATQEGRWQDYKYGHHQGSELQDRKPFCSWKCLLFTLQWPGAFCQSLDKETLCTIPPNVNNWTIHGLWPSKVSHCCSCWPMFPSDVQELEAELTEHWPSLLRKQSSFHFWRDEWVKHGACAACVEGMNSPLRYFQICLKLRGQFDIHKLLEGAGITPSCERPYKVVEVHQVLAPHFGDKHEIQCVTDNKGREVWFQVKIPLSHNLTVGCDRHGDADGDPASRSGPGRNSSHGHPCPDQDPFYYFPINHQEPQRPCG, encoded by the exons ATGTGGAGCTCGGTTCTGCCGCTGCTGGTCGGTCTGAGTCCAGCGGTTCTGTTCCTGCTGCAGCTTCCTGACTACACCGCCACACAGGAAGGACGCTGGCAGGACTACAAATATGGCCACCATCAAGGCTCGGAGCTGCAGGACCGCAAGCCTTTCTGCTCCTGGAAATGTCTCCTGTTCACCCTGCAGTGGCCCGGAGCCTTCTGTCAG TCTTTAGACAAAGAGACTCTCTGCACCATCCCTCCCAACGTCAACAACTGGACGATCCACGGCCTGTG GCCCAGTAAGGTGTCgcactgctgcagctgctggccGATGTTCCCGTCTGACGTCCAG gAGCTGGAGGCAGAGCTGACTGAACACTGGCCGTCCTTACTGAGAAAACAATCCAGCTTCCACTTCTG gAGAGACGAGTGGGTAAAACATGGTGCTTGTGCAGCGTGTGTTGAAGGAATGAACTCTCCACTCAGATACTTCCAGATCTGCCTCAAACTACGAGGACAGTTTGATATCCACAA GTTGCTGGAGGGCGCCGGTATCACTCCGTCCTGTGAACGACCCTACAAG GTCGTGGAGGTCCATCAGGTCCTGGCTCCACATTTTGGAGACAAACATGAGATCCAGTGTGTTACAGACAACAAG gGCAGAGAGGTGTGGTTTCAGGTGAAGATCCCGCTGTCTCACAACCTGACTGTCGGCTGCGATCGCCACGGCGACGCTGACGGGGACCCAGCGTCCAGGTCTGGCCCGGGAAGGAACTCCTCCCACGGGCATCCCTGCCCCGATCAGGACCCCTTCTACTACTTCCCCATAAACCACCAGGAGCCACAGCGGCCCTGcggctaa
- the cox7a1 gene encoding cytochrome c oxidase subunit 7A1, mitochondrial has protein sequence MNHLLKVPALAGRAFSSSARQLRNKVPEAQKLFQEDNGLPVHIKGGTFDVLLYRATMTLTLGGTCWSLYWLLYAAMPQRKA, from the exons ATGAATCACCTGCTG AAAGTTCCAGCTCTGGCCGGCCGGGCCTTCAGCAGCTCGGCCAGACAGCTGAGGAACAAAGTCCCCGAGGCCCAGAAACTCTTCCAG GAGGACAACGGGTTGCCAGTCCACATCAAGGGAGGAACCTTTGACGTCCTGCTCTACCGGGCGACCATGACGCTGACTCTTGGAG GAACCTGCTGGTCTCTGTACTGGCTGCTCTACGCAGCGATGCCTCAGAGGAAAGCGTAG
- the chp2 gene encoding calcineurin B homologous protein 2 isoform X2 produces MGSSSSSMNNVPDAQQLMQETGFSAAHLLRLHERFEFLDQNHRGELRPEDFGAVRELAMNPIGDRIIGAFFSPGQETVDFAGFVRILAHFRPTETNRTRDGAQPEPANSPTRKLKFAFQLYDQDRDGKISREELLQVLRMMLEMQVTEEQVTEEQLQSLAERAIQEADLDRDDAISFDEFRKSLEKVNIDHKMSIRFLK; encoded by the exons ATgggctccagcagctccagcatgAACAACGTCCCAGACGCCCAGCAGCTCATGCAGGAAACTGGCT tcTCTGCTGCTCACCTCCTTCGTCTGCACGAGAGGTTTGAGTTCCTGGACCAGAACCACCGAGGAGAGCTCAG gcCTGAGGATTTCGGAGCAGTTCGGGAGTTGGCCATGAACCCCATCGGAGACCGAATCATCGGGGCCTTTTTCTCTCCAGG acagGAAACGGTGGACTTTGCCGGCTTCGTTCGGATTCTGGCTCATTTCCGTCCCACAGAAACGAATCGAACCAGAGACGGAGCGCAGCCGGAGCCGGCCAACAGCCCGACCAGGAAACTCAAAT ttGCCTTCCAGCTGTACGATCAGGACCGAGATGGAAAGATTTCCAGAGAAGAGCTTCTTCAG GTGCTGCGAATGATGCTGGAGATGCAGGTGACGGAGGAGCAGGTGACGGAGGAGCAGCTGCAGAGCCTCGCTGAGCGAGCCATCCAGGAGGCCGACCTGGACCGAGACGACGCCATCTCCTTCGACGAGTTCAGAAAG TCACTGGAGAAAGTGAACATCGATCACAAGATGAGTATTCGCTTCCTGAAATAA